A DNA window from Maribellus comscasis contains the following coding sequences:
- a CDS encoding glycosyl transferase, which translates to MGDFYQNGFVATLHNLRSRPYEELEQKLIKFSKQRPIGLIIPSLYSELSRQALKDIVQVLKDIPYVSEIIIGLDQADDFQYRNALEYFAELPQHHRVIWNDGPRMQKLKEKLASKRINTSVAGKGRNVWFCFGYMISSGKSEAIAIHDADIITYNREMLARLVYPVADPTFNYKYCKGYYFRSDDEKMHGRAVRLLVTPLLRTLKKLLGHHNYLEYLDSFRYPLAGEFSMRADIIKTIRIPYDWGLEIGILSEVERNNSFNRICQVEIADRYDHKHQSLSEEDAEKGLSKMSRDISRAIFAKLASDGITLSTEFFRTLKATYWRIALEFVDLYKADAAMNGLQYDFHKEEEVIDLFVKNVYQSGINFLNNPDMVPLMPSWKRVQSAFPEIFEEFYQIVEEDNDCI; encoded by the coding sequence ATGGGAGACTTTTATCAAAACGGTTTTGTTGCTACGTTACACAATTTACGTTCACGTCCTTATGAAGAACTGGAACAGAAACTTATAAAATTTAGTAAACAACGCCCTATTGGTTTAATCATCCCGTCGTTGTATTCCGAGCTTTCGCGGCAAGCGCTAAAGGATATTGTGCAGGTTTTAAAAGATATACCCTACGTTTCTGAAATTATAATTGGACTGGATCAGGCCGACGATTTTCAATACCGGAATGCGCTGGAATATTTTGCTGAACTCCCGCAACATCATCGTGTAATATGGAACGACGGTCCCCGAATGCAAAAGTTGAAGGAAAAACTGGCCTCTAAAAGGATTAACACTTCAGTTGCAGGCAAAGGAAGAAATGTATGGTTCTGTTTTGGGTACATGATTTCTTCCGGCAAATCGGAAGCAATAGCAATCCACGATGCCGATATTATTACCTACAACCGTGAGATGCTGGCACGCCTTGTTTACCCGGTTGCCGACCCAACTTTTAATTACAAATACTGCAAAGGGTATTATTTCAGGTCAGACGATGAAAAAATGCATGGTCGCGCTGTTCGTTTGCTGGTAACTCCTTTGTTGCGCACACTAAAAAAATTACTCGGGCACCATAACTATCTGGAATACCTCGACAGTTTCCGTTACCCGCTGGCCGGGGAATTTTCAATGCGGGCTGATATTATAAAAACCATTCGTATTCCTTACGACTGGGGACTGGAAATTGGAATTTTATCTGAAGTTGAGCGAAATAACTCGTTTAATCGGATTTGTCAGGTAGAAATTGCTGACCGGTATGATCACAAGCACCAATCGCTTTCTGAGGAAGATGCTGAAAAAGGACTTTCAAAAATGAGCCGCGATATTTCAAGGGCAATTTTTGCCAAACTGGCGTCCGACGGAATTACACTAAGTACCGAATTTTTCAGAACACTAAAAGCAACATACTGGAGAATCGCCCTGGAATTTGTTGATTTATACAAAGCTGATGCAGCAATGAACGGGCTTCAGTACGATTTTCATAAAGAAGAAGAGGTAATCGACCTTTTTGTAAAAAATGTGTATCAATCCGGAATAAATTTCCTGAACAATCCCGACATGGTTCCGCTCATGCCCAGCTGGAAAAGAGTACAAAGTGCCTTCCCTGAGATTTTTGAAGAATTTTATCAAATTGTTGAAGAAGATAACGATTGTATCTAA
- a CDS encoding sugar phosphorylase, with translation MNLSDKISKQLEKRLQFVYKKNYSDKLLVKLAEVIAQYPRIQHNKEKWDEKEVVLITYGDSIKKEGEVPLQTLKKFLDEKVKDQLSIIHILPFFPYSSDDGFSVINFREVNPELGNWDDVKSLNENFALMADLVINHASSKSEWFHNFLKQEGKGKDYFITEDPKTDLSQVVRPRSTPLLTACKTSNGIKHVWTTFSADQVDLNFSNPELLIEMVDILLGYISKGAQIIRLDAIAFLWKETGTTCLHLPETHEVVKLLRDVAEYINPSVVILTETNVPNKENLSYFGNNDEAHMVYQFSLPPLLLHALHTGNSAYLNKWAESLPELNDETTFFNFTSSHDGIGVRPLEGLLPDNEKTELVNNMQKFGGLVNYKSNYDGTQSPYELNITYFDALKGTQNGMDNFQVERFLTSQIVMMSFQGVPAFYIHSLTATPNYLEGVAKTKHNRTINRRKWNFDELQQILNSDTPQKKVFESLQELISLRKRQKAFHPNAKQEILEMGNHLLALARISKNKKQTIVLVANLTDKEQSFTLSEQFKLCTFDLIENKKISQKSLKPYQCMWLSTI, from the coding sequence ATGAATCTTTCAGATAAAATTTCAAAGCAACTGGAAAAACGATTGCAGTTTGTGTACAAAAAGAACTATTCTGACAAACTGTTGGTAAAACTTGCAGAAGTTATTGCCCAATACCCGAGGATTCAGCATAATAAAGAGAAATGGGATGAAAAAGAAGTTGTATTAATCACCTATGGCGACAGCATAAAAAAGGAAGGAGAAGTTCCTTTACAAACACTCAAAAAATTTCTGGATGAAAAGGTAAAGGACCAACTATCTATAATTCACATTTTACCTTTTTTTCCCTATTCCAGTGACGATGGTTTTTCGGTTATCAATTTCAGAGAGGTGAATCCCGAACTGGGAAACTGGGATGATGTAAAATCGCTCAATGAAAATTTTGCGCTGATGGCCGACCTGGTTATCAATCACGCCTCCAGTAAAAGTGAGTGGTTTCACAACTTTCTGAAACAGGAAGGAAAAGGCAAAGACTATTTTATTACCGAAGACCCGAAGACCGATCTTTCGCAGGTTGTTCGCCCAAGAAGTACGCCGCTTTTAACCGCCTGTAAAACCTCAAACGGAATAAAACACGTGTGGACCACATTCAGCGCCGACCAGGTGGATCTGAATTTTTCCAATCCTGAGCTACTCATCGAAATGGTAGATATTTTGTTGGGCTACATTTCAAAAGGGGCGCAAATTATCCGCTTAGATGCCATTGCATTTTTGTGGAAAGAAACCGGAACAACGTGTCTGCACCTACCCGAAACTCATGAAGTAGTAAAACTTTTGCGCGATGTAGCTGAATATATCAATCCATCGGTAGTTATTCTAACGGAAACCAATGTGCCGAACAAAGAAAATCTGAGTTATTTTGGAAACAACGATGAAGCACACATGGTATATCAGTTTAGTTTACCACCTCTCCTGCTCCATGCTTTACACACCGGAAACTCAGCTTACTTAAATAAATGGGCTGAAAGTTTACCTGAACTAAACGACGAGACTACTTTTTTTAACTTTACCTCATCGCACGATGGAATTGGCGTTCGTCCGCTGGAAGGACTTCTTCCTGACAACGAAAAAACCGAACTGGTTAACAATATGCAAAAGTTTGGCGGGCTGGTAAACTACAAATCCAATTATGACGGAACCCAAAGTCCCTATGAACTTAATATCACCTATTTCGACGCTTTAAAAGGAACCCAAAATGGAATGGATAATTTTCAGGTAGAACGGTTTCTGACGTCCCAAATTGTTATGATGAGTTTTCAGGGTGTTCCTGCATTTTATATCCACAGTTTAACTGCAACTCCAAATTATTTGGAAGGAGTTGCTAAAACAAAACACAACCGAACCATCAACCGAAGAAAGTGGAATTTTGATGAACTTCAGCAAATACTAAACAGCGATACACCTCAGAAAAAAGTATTTGAGTCACTGCAAGAGCTTATTTCCCTTAGAAAAAGGCAAAAAGCTTTTCACCCAAATGCAAAGCAGGAAATTCTGGAGATGGGAAACCATTTGCTTGCATTGGCCCGGATATCAAAAAACAAAAAACAAACGATTGTATTGGTTGCAAACCTTACAGACAAAGAACAATCGTTTACTCTTTCTGAACAATTCAAACTTTGCACCTTTGATTTGATTGAAAATAAAAAAATAAGCCAAAAATCCTTAAAGCCATATCAGTGCATGTGGTTAAGCACTATTTAA
- the nhaC gene encoding Na+/H+ antiporter NhaC — MKREASLFEALLPIIILIILLTLNVILFDDTLGGANQIALIISAAIAGLIAHRLGLKWGKIREKIVSTIGSAMPSILILLLIGSLAGTWMISGVVPAMIYYGLEIINPKLFLFTAVVVSAIVSVATGSSWSTIATIGVALLGIGNALGMSEALVAGAIISGAYFGDKMSPLSDTTNLAPAMAGTDLFTHIRYMAFTTVPSMTVTLIIFLIWGFRYDFSGAVIDVENVQTAIEGTFNTNPLLFLVPVALITIIILKVPPLPALFAGTILGGVFAIIFQPHIVTEVAGVADDYLKASYISLMQSMFGDVSLTTSDPKVTDLLSTSGMRGMLDTIWLILSAMVFGGIMESAGLLKRITQPIVRYAKSTGSLVASTVGTCIFFNTTASDQYLAIVVPGRMYRKTYQDKGLAPEVLSRTLEDSGTMTSVLIPWNTCGATQSRVLGVDTMAYAPYAFFNIISPMMSILFAYFNIKIRRLSQSNNRDKNIEKE; from the coding sequence ATGAAACGCGAAGCATCACTTTTCGAAGCTCTTTTACCAATTATTATTTTGATTATTTTATTAACCCTGAATGTCATTCTGTTTGACGACACACTTGGTGGCGCGAACCAGATTGCATTAATAATTTCAGCTGCAATTGCAGGTTTAATCGCTCATCGGTTAGGACTAAAATGGGGCAAAATCAGAGAAAAAATTGTATCAACCATTGGTTCAGCAATGCCGTCAATTCTAATTCTTTTATTGATTGGGTCGCTTGCGGGTACATGGATGATAAGTGGTGTTGTTCCGGCAATGATATATTACGGACTGGAAATCATAAATCCAAAGCTTTTTCTTTTTACTGCGGTTGTTGTCAGCGCCATTGTAAGTGTAGCCACCGGAAGCTCGTGGTCTACCATTGCGACGATTGGGGTGGCTTTACTTGGCATTGGAAATGCCCTGGGAATGAGTGAAGCTCTGGTTGCCGGAGCAATTATTAGTGGTGCATATTTTGGCGATAAAATGTCGCCGCTGAGCGATACAACCAATCTGGCACCTGCGATGGCAGGCACCGATTTATTTACCCATATCCGGTACATGGCTTTTACCACTGTCCCGTCAATGACTGTAACCTTAATTATTTTTCTGATTTGGGGATTTCGTTATGATTTCTCCGGTGCTGTTATTGATGTTGAGAATGTGCAAACAGCAATAGAAGGAACGTTTAACACCAATCCTTTACTGTTCTTAGTGCCGGTAGCTTTAATTACAATTATTATTCTGAAAGTACCACCTTTACCAGCCTTATTTGCAGGTACAATTCTGGGGGGTGTCTTTGCCATTATTTTTCAACCTCATATTGTTACCGAAGTGGCAGGAGTAGCCGATGATTACTTAAAAGCTTCCTATATTTCACTAATGCAATCGATGTTTGGCGATGTTTCACTCACCACAAGTGATCCGAAGGTAACTGATTTGCTGAGTACTTCGGGGATGCGTGGAATGCTGGATACTATCTGGTTGATCCTTTCGGCAATGGTTTTTGGCGGCATTATGGAATCAGCCGGATTGTTAAAAAGAATTACACAGCCAATTGTGAGGTATGCAAAAAGTACCGGCAGTTTAGTTGCTTCTACCGTGGGAACCTGTATCTTTTTTAATACCACTGCATCCGACCAATACCTGGCTATTGTTGTGCCCGGCAGAATGTACCGGAAAACTTATCAGGATAAAGGCCTGGCCCCTGAAGTTTTAAGCCGAACATTGGAAGACAGCGGAACAATGACCTCTGTTTTAATTCCGTGGAATACCTGCGGAGCAACTCAATCGAGGGTGCTTGGCGTGGATACGATGGCCTATGCCCCGTATGCCTTTTTTAATATCATCAGTCCGATGATGTCGATACTCTTCGCCTATTTTAACATTAAAATCAGGAGGTTAAGCCAAAGTAATAACAGAGACAAAAATATTGAAAAGGAATAA
- a CDS encoding PQQ-binding-like beta-propeller repeat protein: MKTKLFLLAAFLFLNFISVDIAGQNLPGENYWPQWRGPLATGAAIKGNPPVQFNESQNLKWKTPIPGKGHATPIVWGGKIIIETAVPQAFEGKPNSEIKEDGNSWMDATETNLVLDYKVLLVNLNDGKIVWEKTVASEKPEERTHKLGSWASNSPCTDGERIYAYFGSRGIYCLDFDGNILWERDFGQMEKVMSFGEGSSPYLYKNRLFIQWDHQGDSHFFALDAKTGETVWSDERDEPSSWATPLVVEINGKPQVISAATNLVRSYDFNTGEIIWSCSGLTRNVIPNPKIADGILYLSSGFRGNATMAIDIAKAHGDITGTGIILWQYNQDCPYTPDNLLLGESLYFMRANNGELTCLDAKTGEVKYSKEKLEGISDLYSSPSGVGDKIYVVSENICLVIKAGDNFEILSSNQLDDDFHASPVIVGDKLILRGFNSLYCFED; the protein is encoded by the coding sequence ATGAAAACCAAACTTTTTTTACTTGCTGCATTTTTGTTTCTGAATTTTATCTCAGTAGATATTGCCGGACAAAACCTGCCGGGTGAAAACTACTGGCCGCAATGGCGCGGACCGCTGGCTACCGGCGCAGCGATAAAAGGGAATCCACCTGTTCAATTCAACGAATCACAAAATCTAAAATGGAAAACTCCAATTCCGGGGAAAGGACATGCAACACCTATTGTCTGGGGCGGTAAAATAATTATTGAAACTGCTGTGCCGCAAGCTTTTGAGGGGAAACCGAACAGCGAAATTAAAGAAGACGGAAACAGTTGGATGGATGCCACTGAAACCAATCTGGTTTTGGACTACAAAGTGCTCCTTGTAAACCTTAACGATGGAAAAATTGTCTGGGAAAAAACAGTTGCCAGCGAAAAACCGGAAGAACGAACACACAAATTAGGAAGCTGGGCCTCCAATTCCCCTTGTACCGATGGCGAAAGAATATACGCTTACTTTGGTTCGCGAGGAATTTATTGTCTTGATTTTGATGGAAATATTCTTTGGGAAAGGGATTTTGGTCAAATGGAGAAAGTGATGAGTTTTGGAGAGGGTTCTTCCCCGTATTTATATAAAAACCGCCTTTTTATCCAATGGGACCATCAGGGAGATTCCCATTTTTTTGCACTTGACGCCAAAACAGGGGAAACCGTTTGGAGTGATGAACGGGATGAACCCTCGTCGTGGGCGACACCGCTCGTTGTTGAAATAAACGGGAAACCTCAGGTAATTTCGGCGGCAACAAACCTGGTAAGAAGTTATGATTTTAACACCGGAGAAATTATCTGGAGTTGCAGCGGATTAACCCGAAATGTTATTCCCAACCCCAAAATTGCTGATGGAATTTTATATCTGTCAAGCGGTTTTAGAGGAAATGCAACAATGGCCATCGATATTGCAAAAGCCCACGGAGATATCACAGGTACCGGCATTATTTTATGGCAGTACAACCAGGATTGTCCCTACACACCGGATAATCTTTTGTTGGGAGAAAGCTTATATTTTATGCGTGCAAACAACGGCGAATTGACATGCCTCGATGCCAAAACCGGTGAAGTAAAATATTCAAAAGAAAAACTGGAGGGAATAAGCGACTTATACTCATCTCCTTCAGGAGTTGGTGATAAAATTTATGTGGTCTCTGAAAATATTTGTCTGGTTATTAAAGCCGGTGATAATTTTGAAATTCTTTCTTCGAATCAACTGGACGACGATTTCCATGCATCTCCGGTCATTGTTGGAGACAAACTGATTCTGAGAGGTTTTAACTCATTGTATTGTTTTGAAGACTAA
- a CDS encoding S8 family peptidase, whose translation MRKLYNKKLRFFARVLGVIIFAVFTGCQDDLLETEIDFDSEGITLKSAKANNFMVISKSETLPEGLVNELASLGEIVKTIPEIGIAVVKTTAPNFKTKVSKLSDVQSVVADLSLKWLEPVKVFPMASPPSIGDDEEFFPFQWGLDAIDAPEAWNAGFKGEGAKVFILDSGIDAEHPDLSPNLNTTLSKSFVPDEDWNIQPGFYFNHGTHVAGIIAAADNIATDLNTGVIGVAPKAEIVAVKVLSESDGSGYFSWVIEGVVYAALQGADVINMSLGTVLNTNGFVYDEEGNLLGRYAPQSIQDLKHAMQKAIDFATRSGATVVAAAGNDYMNADGNGSAFVLPADLNNVISVSATAPLNWAYDQTTDLDEIASYSNTGRSLVDISAPGGDFDSEEDLWYYDMIYSTISGGWSFASGTSMASPHVAGVAALIIAKNQGNIAPHEVEKQLLKTADNIDGNGTSDLYGKGRVNAYRAVTE comes from the coding sequence ATGAGAAAACTTTACAACAAAAAGCTAAGGTTTTTTGCCAGGGTGTTAGGAGTAATAATTTTTGCTGTGTTTACAGGATGTCAAGATGATCTCCTTGAAACAGAAATCGATTTTGACTCGGAAGGTATCACTTTAAAAAGTGCAAAAGCAAATAACTTTATGGTTATTTCAAAATCGGAAACACTGCCGGAGGGATTGGTTAATGAACTTGCCAGTTTGGGAGAAATTGTAAAAACGATACCGGAAATTGGGATTGCTGTCGTTAAGACAACTGCTCCCAACTTCAAAACAAAAGTCAGTAAACTCTCTGATGTACAATCCGTAGTTGCTGATTTAAGTCTCAAGTGGCTGGAGCCTGTCAAGGTATTTCCAATGGCAAGTCCTCCAAGTATTGGCGATGACGAAGAATTCTTCCCTTTCCAATGGGGACTGGATGCCATTGATGCACCGGAGGCATGGAATGCCGGATTCAAGGGGGAAGGTGCAAAAGTTTTTATTCTGGATAGTGGTATTGATGCTGAACATCCGGATCTGTCGCCAAATTTAAATACAACTCTTTCCAAATCATTTGTTCCGGATGAAGACTGGAACATCCAACCGGGCTTTTATTTTAATCACGGCACACACGTAGCTGGTATTATTGCGGCAGCTGATAATATAGCTACCGATCTAAATACCGGTGTTATTGGTGTAGCTCCAAAAGCCGAAATTGTTGCAGTTAAAGTACTTTCAGAATCTGACGGCTCAGGTTATTTTAGCTGGGTTATCGAAGGTGTTGTATATGCGGCTTTGCAGGGTGCTGATGTAATAAACATGAGCTTAGGAACTGTTCTTAATACAAATGGTTTTGTTTATGACGAAGAGGGGAATCTATTGGGCAGGTATGCACCCCAAAGCATTCAGGATTTGAAACATGCAATGCAAAAAGCGATTGATTTTGCAACCAGAAGCGGGGCAACCGTTGTAGCTGCGGCAGGGAATGATTATATGAATGCCGACGGAAATGGATCAGCTTTTGTTTTACCTGCTGATTTGAATAATGTAATCTCAGTGTCGGCAACAGCACCACTAAACTGGGCATATGACCAAACCACTGATTTGGATGAAATTGCTTCTTATTCCAATACCGGGAGATCGTTGGTTGATATCAGTGCACCGGGAGGAGATTTTGATTCAGAAGAGGACCTGTGGTATTATGACATGATTTATAGTACTATTAGCGGAGGATGGTCTTTTGCCTCCGGAACAAGTATGGCGTCGCCCCATGTTGCGGGAGTAGCCGCATTAATTATTGCAAAAAATCAGGGAAATATTGCTCCTCATGAAGTTGAAAAGCAGCTTCTAAAAACAGCCGATAACATTGACGGAAACGGAACCTCTGATTTATATGGAAAAGGCAGGGTAAATGCATACCGTGCCGTTACGGAGTAA
- a CDS encoding ribulokinase, with protein MTKYTIGLDYGSDSVRSLIVNVETGEEVASVVFNYPRWQKEMYCDSSKNQFRQHPKDYLEGLEYTIREALKQAPEGVAENVVGISVDTTGSTPVAVDEKGTPLSLTTGFEENPNAMFVLWKDHTAVYEAEEINKLAKKWDIDFTKFEGGIYSSEWFWAKLLHVIREDAGVYRAAYSWVEHCDWIPAILTGNTNPKTLKRSRCAAGHKAMWHEAFGGLPSEEFLTALDPMLAGLKERLFKETFTCDVSAGTLTQEWADKLGLSTNVVVGVGAFDAHLGAVGAEIEPYYLSKVMGTSTCDMLIAPMEEVGDKLVNGICGQVDGSIVPGMLGLEAGQSAFGDIYAWFKRVLEWPLKNILAETELVDSETKQKLIDETADKIIAKLSEEAEKIPIDESGIVALDWMNGRRTPDANQALKGAIAGLNLGSDAPRIFRALVEATAFGSRAINDRFISEGVRIDGVIALGGVAKKSPLVMQIVADVLDMPIKVARSEQACALGSAMAAAVVAGVYPNTSEAQKNMGGGVEKEYHPIPENVEKYKVLYERYKKFGKFIEFEY; from the coding sequence ATGACAAAGTATACTATCGGATTGGATTATGGTTCGGATTCGGTCCGTTCATTAATTGTAAATGTTGAAACCGGCGAAGAGGTCGCCAGTGTTGTTTTTAATTATCCGCGGTGGCAGAAGGAAATGTATTGCGACAGCTCCAAAAATCAGTTTCGTCAACATCCGAAAGATTATTTGGAAGGCCTGGAATATACAATCAGAGAAGCTTTAAAACAGGCACCGGAAGGCGTTGCCGAAAATGTTGTAGGTATTTCGGTCGATACAACAGGTTCAACACCGGTGGCTGTTGATGAGAAAGGGACGCCACTTTCATTAACAACCGGATTTGAAGAGAATCCAAATGCTATGTTTGTATTGTGGAAAGACCACACGGCTGTATATGAAGCCGAAGAAATAAACAAACTGGCAAAAAAGTGGGATATTGATTTTACAAAATTTGAAGGCGGAATTTATTCATCCGAATGGTTTTGGGCAAAACTGTTACATGTAATCCGCGAGGATGCAGGCGTTTACCGTGCTGCTTATTCCTGGGTGGAACATTGCGACTGGATTCCTGCCATTTTAACAGGAAATACAAATCCAAAAACATTAAAAAGAAGCCGTTGTGCTGCAGGGCACAAAGCCATGTGGCACGAAGCTTTTGGAGGATTACCTTCTGAAGAATTTTTAACCGCGCTTGATCCCATGCTGGCCGGTTTAAAAGAACGTCTTTTTAAGGAGACATTTACCTGTGATGTTTCTGCAGGTACATTAACACAGGAGTGGGCTGACAAACTTGGACTTTCAACCAACGTGGTCGTCGGTGTTGGTGCTTTTGATGCGCATCTTGGAGCAGTAGGTGCCGAGATTGAACCTTATTATTTATCTAAAGTAATGGGAACTTCTACTTGTGACATGCTGATTGCGCCAATGGAAGAAGTAGGCGATAAGCTGGTAAATGGAATCTGTGGTCAGGTAGATGGATCAATTGTTCCCGGCATGCTGGGACTGGAGGCCGGGCAATCGGCTTTTGGAGATATTTATGCCTGGTTTAAACGGGTTCTGGAATGGCCGTTAAAGAATATCCTTGCTGAAACAGAATTGGTTGACAGTGAAACGAAACAAAAGCTCATTGATGAAACAGCAGACAAAATAATTGCCAAATTGAGTGAAGAAGCTGAGAAAATACCGATTGATGAAAGCGGTATTGTAGCACTCGACTGGATGAACGGACGTCGTACACCCGATGCCAATCAGGCGTTAAAAGGAGCAATTGCCGGATTAAATCTGGGTTCAGATGCTCCGCGTATTTTTCGTGCGCTGGTAGAAGCAACAGCGTTTGGCTCGCGCGCTATTAACGATCGTTTTATTTCAGAGGGGGTAAGAATTGATGGCGTAATTGCATTGGGTGGTGTGGCAAAAAAATCGCCTCTGGTAATGCAAATTGTAGCCGATGTGTTGGATATGCCTATAAAGGTAGCCCGCTCGGAACAGGCCTGTGCGCTTGGTTCGGCAATGGCAGCTGCAGTTGTAGCAGGTGTGTATCCAAATACTTCTGAGGCACAGAAGAATATGGGAGGTGGGGTTGAAAAAGAATATCACCCTATTCCAGAGAATGTGGAAAAATACAAAGTGCTTTACGAAAGGTACAAGAAGTTTGGGAAGTTTATTGAATTTGAATATTAA
- the araD gene encoding L-ribulose-5-phosphate 4-epimerase — protein sequence MLEKLKEEVFEANLDLVKHGLVIFTWGNVSGIDRERDLVVIKPSGVSYDQMKPKDMVVMNLYGQVVEGNLKPSSDTPTHLVLYRQFQNIGGVVHTHSEWATSWAQAGKGIPAIGTTHADYFYGEIPCTRKMTKEEIEGEYELETGKVIIERFKDMNPDQIPGVLVNNHGPFSWGTNADNAVHNAVVMEEVAKMTFRSLQLTPDTTMSQELLDKHFLRKHGKNAYYGQ from the coding sequence ATGTTGGAAAAATTAAAGGAAGAGGTATTTGAGGCCAATCTTGATCTGGTTAAACACGGGCTTGTAATTTTTACCTGGGGAAATGTTAGCGGAATTGACAGGGAAAGGGATTTGGTTGTAATAAAACCCAGCGGTGTATCCTACGATCAGATGAAACCCAAAGATATGGTGGTTATGAATTTGTACGGGCAGGTTGTGGAAGGAAATTTAAAACCTTCGAGTGACACTCCCACTCATCTGGTTTTATACCGTCAGTTTCAGAACATCGGCGGAGTGGTTCACACACACTCCGAATGGGCTACATCCTGGGCACAGGCAGGTAAAGGAATTCCGGCGATTGGCACTACGCATGCTGATTATTTTTACGGAGAGATACCCTGTACGCGTAAAATGACAAAAGAAGAAATTGAAGGAGAGTATGAACTGGAAACCGGGAAAGTAATCATTGAGAGATTTAAAGATATGAACCCTGATCAGATTCCCGGAGTTTTGGTAAATAACCACGGGCCATTTAGTTGGGGCACAAATGCTGATAATGCAGTTCATAATGCAGTGGTTATGGAAGAGGTCGCAAAAATGACTTTTCGTTCACTACAGTTAACTCCTGACACAACAATGAGCCAGGAACTGCTGGATAAACATTTTTTAAGAAAACACGGTAAAAATGCCTATTACGGCCAATAA